Proteins co-encoded in one Hypanus sabinus isolate sHypSab1 chromosome 6, sHypSab1.hap1, whole genome shotgun sequence genomic window:
- the LOC132396204 gene encoding uncharacterized protein LOC132396204 isoform X2 yields MQDVWFSNKADEIQGYVDSHDTKRFYDALKAMYGPQSSGSSPLLSADGTRLLTEKKQILERWAEHFNQVLNRPAKINDEAIARLPQVVINLHLDNLPTEEVRKAIWQLSCSKAPGSDAIPAEVYKAGGPFMMQKLTELFQSMWNEGKVPQQLKDASVVHIYNRKVNCQSCDSH; encoded by the coding sequence ATGCAGGATGTCTGGTTCAGCAATAAGGCAGATGAGATCCAGGGCTACGTAGACAGTCACGACACCAAGCGTTTCTACGACGCTTTGAAGGCTATGTATGGACCtcagtcctctggctcctccccaCTCCTTAGTGCAGATGGGACTCggctgctgacagagaaaaagcaaattttggagagatgggctgaacacttcAACCAGGTACTCAACCGCCCTGCCAAAATCAATGATGAGGCTATTGCTCGCCTACCTCAGGTGGTGATCAACCTGCACCTTGACAACCTCCCCAcagaagaagtcagaaaagccatctggcaactttcttgtagcaaagcaccaggatcagatgcaatccctgctgaagtctacaaagcaggaggcccattcatgatgcagaagctgactgagctcttccagtctatgtggaatgaaggaaaggttccgcaacagttgaaagatgccaGTGTAGTCCACATCTACAATAGGAAAGTCAACTGCCAGTCTTGTGACAGTCACTGA